In Luxibacter massiliensis, the genomic stretch GAAGAATATAGTATAGCTTATGAAATAAGGAGCTTTTAAGTTTGAAAACCTGGCATATTTTAGGAATCAAGATTCTTTAACCTCGCTCTTATAAAAATATTTCCATATCTGGCATAAAAATTGCAGACATCTAGAATGATTATATAATAAATTTTGTCAAAAAGGTACAGGTCTAATTGAAGTTTAGGACGTAACCCTTTGTCACTTTATTACGTCCTCAATATATATAATACTTGTGAAAATATAGACATACTCATGGTTATTTTGACGAAATATTCATTTTGAAATAAGTATATATGGTAATAATTTTAGAAAATATTTTTTTGAAATATTATTCCTAAAAAAATAAAGATTAAATTTATATAAATTCCTAAAATTCTTATTTTGATTCACATTCAAATTTGATAAAAATGGTGTCAATATACGGCAAAAGCTTGCATTTTTTTATCGTTGACAAACAAAATTTTTAGGCGTAATCTTTATTTGGCTTTTAGGACGGAGTTGCCTAAAAGTAGGCGGGGATTCGGGAATTCCAAGTATGGATTTTCTTCCTTTATATGGCAGTTTCTGGCAGTTCCTTTATCGCCGCAATAAATACATGTATAGAAGAAAGGGAGGGAGCGATACGGAAAATTTAACAGAGAATTTGCTGGAGGAGCTGAACTGTGAGACGGTATTTACAATTCCTGTTTTTGGTGGAATCCCGATATCCGAATCAGTAGTTGTCACCTGGATCATTATGGCCATACTGGTTATCCTGTCTGTTATTCTTGTCCGGAATCTAAAAGTCGAGAATCCGGGGAAAAAGCAGCTTGCTCTTGAATCAGCCATAGGGTGGGCGCAGGATTTTTTTGTGGGCATTATAGGGAAGGAAAATAAGAGATATATTCCTTACTTGATTACAGTGATTCTCTATCTAGGTGTCTCCAATATCATCAGTCTGTTTGGGTTTAAGCCGCCAACAAAGGACTTGAACGTGACAGCAGCGCTTGCAATAATGAGCATGTTCCTGATTGAATATTCAGGTATACGCAAAAATGGGGTAAAGCATTGGGTAAAGCATTTCGCAGAGCCAGTACCGGTTGTGGCGCCGATTATGGTTCTGGAAATCATAATCCGTCCGTTATCTCTTTGTATGCGGCTTTTCGGCAACGTGCTGGGCGCATTTGTTATTATGGAGCTTTTAAAAGCAATTATACCGATTTTAGTGCCAATACCGTTTAGTTTTTATTTTGATATTTTTGACGGTCTATTGCAGGCATATGTTTTTGTGTTCCTTACAGCATTATTTATGAATGAGGAACAAGAGTAATTTATAAACTAAGAATTTAATAAAGATAGAAAAGGAGATTGACATTATGGGAACAATTATTGCTATAGGGGCAGGTATTGCAGTTTTGACAGGTGTAGGAGCAGGTATCGGCATTGGTATTGCTACAGGCAAGGCGACAGAGGCCATTGCAAGGCAGCCGGAGGCAGAGGGCAAGATTAGTAAGACATTGATCTTGGGATGTGCCCTTGCAGAGGCAACAGCTATTTATGGTTTTATTATAGGCTTGCTGGTTATCTTACTTTTAAAATAAATAGCAGGAAAGGCAGGTGGGACAGGTGCTTCAATTAAACGAGAGCCTAATCTTTACCATTATAAATCTTGTCGTTCTTTATCTTCTGCTGAAAAAGTTTTTAATCAGGCCCATAACCGATATTATGGAAAAACGTGAGAAGTTAATTGCTGAAGGATTGGAAAGTGCAAACAGCACAAGAAATGAAGCGATGGAACTGAAACAGGAGTATGAGACTGCCCTTACAGGCGCCAGGGAAGAATCCGCCAGAATCGTGGAAAAGGCGCAGGTACAGGCCAAAGTGGAATATGACCGTATTTTAAATGAGGCAGGGGAGAAAGCATCTGATATGCTGGGGGCAGCTAAGGCCAGTATAGAGACTGAGCGTGAGCAGACAATGAAAGAACTCCAGTCAGAGATTGCAGGACTTGCTATGGCAGCGGCCGCCAAAATTGTCGGGGAAAAGGCGGGAACGCAAGGAAATCAGGATATTTACAGCCAGTTTCTGGGAGAAGTAGGTGATGCTCATGAAAACAAAGACAGAGAGTGAAAGTAAGTATTGCCCCCAGGCAGCTGTGAAATATGCCCGTGTATTATTTGAACTTGGGATACCACGAAATGCAGTGGAGAGAGCAGAGAAAATATATATGGAGGTTCCGGGCATTCAGGAAATACTGGCCAACCCTGTAATACCGGAAAAACAAAAGTTTAATGCAATAGAACGCATTTTCCCTGAGGAGATAAAGAGGTTTTTGAAAGTGGTGTTGAGATACCAGAGGATACATCTATTAGGGAATATTTTCAATGCATACAGAAGCTATTGCGACTCACAGGACAAAATTTTACATGCGGTATTAGTTTGTGTGGATCCTCCAAATGAGGTCCAGTTTAATAAAATAAAGGAGTTTCTCTGTGAAAAATATGATGCAGCTGAGGCTGATATAGAAATAAGGACAGATGAGACTCTGCTTGGCGGGTTTGTCCTGAAGGCTGGAAGTGATGAATATGACTGGAGCCTGAAAGGGCGCTTAAGGAGATTAGAGCAAAAATTAACCTGGAGGTGAGCAAGGTGAGTTCAATCAATTCAGATGAGATTATTTCTATTCTGAAAGATGAGATAGAAAATTTTGATACAATCAGCAGGAACAGTGAGGTAGGTACTGTAATTGCAGTGGGTGATGGGATCGCCACAGTTTATGGAATTGACCAGGCTATGTATGGAGAAATTGTTACTTTTGAAAATGGATTAAAGGGTATGGTGCAGGATATCCAGAGAGATGCGGTAGGCTGTATATTATTTGGACATGATACAGGCATCAAGGAAGGCACCAAAGTAACAAGAACTGGCAAGAAGGCTGGCGTTCCAGTCGGCGATAAGTATATAGGCAGGGTTGTAAATTCATTAGGCGCCCCCATTGACGGCAAGGGTGAGATTCCTTCTGACGGCTATAGGCCTATAGAGCAGGAGGCTCCTGGTATTATTGACAGAAAATCTGTAAGCGTGCCAATGGAAACGGGAATACTTTCTATTGATGCTATGTTTCCTATTGGACGGGGGCAGAGGGAGCTGATTATCGGAGACCGGCAGACTGGAAAAACTTCTATTGCCTTAGATACAATTTTAAATCAGAAAGGCAAGGATGTTATTTGTATTTATGTAGCAGTAGGGCAGAAAGCTTCTACTGTGGCAAAGGTAGTAAATACACTGAAAACAAATGGCGCTATGGATTATACAATTGTAGTTTCCTCCACAGCAAGTGACTGTGCGCCGCTTCAGTATATTGCTCCATATGCAGGTACAGCTATGGCCGAGTATTTTATGTACCAGGGGAAAGACGTATTGATTGTCTATGATGATTTGTCTAAACATGCTGTGGCATACCGGGCATTATCCTTGCTGCTTGGACGTTCCCCGGGGCGTGAGGCCTACCCGGGAGATGTATTCTATCTGCATTCTAGGCTGCTGGAGCGTTCCAGCCGTCTAAGTGATACACTGGGAGGCGGGTCTATCACTGCCCTTCCTATTATAGAGACACAGGCCGGTGACGTATCTGCGTATATCCCTACAAATGTAATTTCTATAACAGACGGGCAGATCTTCCTGGAAAGTAATTTGTTTTTCTCAGGAATGCGGCCTGCTGTCAATGTAGGATTGTCAGTCTCCCGTGTGGGAGGCGCTGCACAGACAAAAGCTATGAAAAAGGCTTCAGGAAGTATCCGTATCGATCTGGCTCAGTACCGTGAGATGGAGGTATTTACCCAGTTTAGTTCTGATTTGGATGCCGCCACAAAGGAGCAGCTGGAATATGGCAGTGGACTGATGGAGCTTCTGAAGCAGCCGCTCTGTCATCCGATGAGCCTGCCGGAAAAGGTCATTACCCTTTGTGCAGCGACCCATAAGATCCTGTTGGGAGTGGAGAAGTCTAAAATAAAACAGTTTCAGGCAGACATGCTGCGTTATTTTGAATCAGAGCATCCAGAAATCGGCCGTGAAATTGAGGATACAAAAGCATTAAGTGAAGATTTGATTGAGAAAATTGTGGCCGCGGCCGGAGAATTTAAGAGAAGCAGGTGTTAATATGGCCAATATCAGAGAGATACAGACCCGTATCAATAGCGTTAAGGATACAATGAAGATTACAAATGCAATGTATATGATTTCCTCTTCTAAAATGAAGCAGGCCAGAAAAAAACTGGTGGATACAGAGCCATATTTTTATGGCCTGCAGGGGGAAATTTCCAGAATCCTGCGCCATGTACCAGACATTGAGCATCCATATTTTGATCTGAGGGAGAAGATTCCGAAAGATAAGAGGAAGATAGGCTCAATCGTGATTACTGCCGACAAAGGCCTTGCCGGTGCATACAATCATAATATTATTAAGTTGGAAGAAGAACTTTTGCAGCAGCCGGGAGAACATAAATTGTTTGTCGTCGGAGAGCTGGGAAGGCATTATTTTGCCAGGCGCGATGTAGAGATTGACACAAACTTTCAATATACAGTGCAGAAGCCGACTATGCACCGTGCCCGTAATATATCGTCCGTAATCCTCAGCCAATTTGAGCAGGGTGACTTGGACGAAGTCTATATTATCTATACACGTATGGAGAACTCTATACAGGCAGAAGCTGAAAAAGTCAGGATTCTTCCCTTGGCCAGAGCCTCATTTAATAAGATGGTCATGCCTCTGAATATGTATAGAGAAGAAATAGAGTTGTACCCATCTGCAGAGAGCGTGATGGATAGTATTGTGCCAAACTACGTTACGGGCATGATATACGGAAGTCTTGTTGAAGCTTATGCCAGCGAGCATAATGCCCGGATGATGGCGATGAAATCTGCTACTGACAGTGCAAAGAGTATTATAAAGGAATTGACAACTCTGTATAACAGAGCAAGGCAGGCAGAAATTACACAGGAGATAACAGAAGTTTGCAGCGGTGCAAATGCTCAAAAAAAGAAGAAGTGAGAATATTCTGAAAATGGAGAGCAAAGGGGTCAGTCCCTTTTGCAAGAGGGACTGACCCCTTTGCTCTCCCACACCAAGAAGGAAGTGATACTGATATGAATAAGGGACGAATTGTGCAGGTCATGGGGCCTGTCGTTGATGTGGTTTTTGAGGATGGCAGCCTTCCTTTTATCAAGGATGCGCTTGAAGTTGAAAATAATGGTAAAAAGTGCATTATGGAAGTCGCCCAGCATCTGGGCAATAATGAAGTGCGCTGCCTGATGCTTGCAGCCAGTGAAGGCCTGCATAAGGATATGGAAGTGACAGCCACAGGATCAGGGATACAGGTACCTGTGGGGGCGCAGACACTGGGCAGGCTTTTTAATGTACTTGGAGAGACTATTGATGATGGCCAGCCTATAGAAAATAGCGACAAATGGGTTATCCACAGGGATCCTCCCAGCTTTGAAGAACAGAGTCCTGTTATTGAAATATTGGAAACGGGAATCAAGGTAATAGATCTTCTTGCCCCCTATGCAAAAGGGGGAAAAATAGGCCTGTTTGGGGGCGCAGGAGTGGGTAAGACAGTCCTGATACAGGAACTTATCCGAAACATTGCGACGGAACACGGTGGATATTCTATTTTTACCGGAGTCGGGGAACGTTCCAGGGAAGGAAATGACCTATGGACCGAGATGAAGGAGTCGGGTGTGCTCGAAAAGACAGCGCTTGTCTTTGGGCAGATGAATGAGCCGCCGGGAGCCCGTATGAGAGTAGCGGAGACCGGACTGACAATGGCAGAATATTTCCGGGATGAAGAACATCAGAATGTACTGCTGTTTATTGATAATATCTTCCGCTTTACTCAAGCAGGCTCTGAAGTTTCTGCTCTTCTTGGGCGTATGCCGTCCGCCGTGGGATATCAGCCTACCCTGGCTACAGAAATGGGAGAATTGCAGGAGCGTATCGCTTCCACGAAGAATGGGTCTGTCACATCAGTACAGGCAGTCTATGTGCCGGCAGACGACTTGACTGACCCTGCCCCAGCCACTACATTTGCACATTTGGATGCTACGACAGTGCTTTCCAGAAAAATAGTTGAGCAGGGAATTTATCCTGCAGTAGATCCGCTGGAATCTAATTCCCGTATTCTGGAGGCTGATATTGTGGGCGAAGAGCATTACCGTGTAGCCAACCAGGTGACTGCTATTCTTCAGAAATATAAGGAACTGCAGGATATTATAGCCATACTGGGTATGGAAGAGTTATCGGATGAGGATAAGGCTACCGTTATGCGGGCCAGAAAAATACAGAGATTTTTGTCACAGCCGTTTTTTGTAGCTGAGACTTTCACTGGGATTCCAGGTAAGTATGTGCCTTTAAAAGAGACAATCCGAGGGTTTAAAATGATTATAGATGGCGAAATGGATCAATATCCTGAATCTGCGTTCTTCAATGTTGGAACCATAGAAGACGTAATCGAAAAGGCAAAGGCAGAAAATGCCGGAGAATAGAGGTGTACGCATATGGATACATTTAGTCTGAAAATAATTGCCAGTGACAGAATTTTCTATGATGGCCGCTGTAAAAAGCTGATACTTCCTGCTCCTGACGGAGAAAAGGGGATACTTGCAAATCATGAGAATATGGTGATTGCGGTGAATGTCGGCATTGCCAAAATGCAGCAAGGTGAAGGACAGTGGACAGAGATAGCAGTGGGCGATGGGTTTGCTGAGATAGTAAATAACCGTGTGACTATACTGGTAGATACGGCCGAGCGTCCAGAGGAGATTGATATACGGAGGGCAGAGGAGGCCAAGGAGCGCGCGGAGGAGCAGCTAAGGCAGAAACAGAGTACACAGGAATATCATCAGACCCAGTCTTCACTGGCAAGAGCCATGAACCGGCTGAAGCTGTCCCAGGAGAAGCGTTGGAATCTATAGCAATAAAGAATACAATAGGAAGACACGGGGTGTTACCTGTAATTCAGGAAGGGGATTTCAGGAAAGAGCGGCTTTAGGTTTACGTCTGCCCGGCGGGATGCTGACGTATCCAATAAGGTTTGGCAAGGCCCGGTTTTTAGCAGCAGGACAGGATACAGTATGTGTATTCTGCCCTGTTTTGTTTCCTATTCTAACTTGCATTTTATAAAGGATTATACTACAATAACTATATCTGTACTATAAAAGAACAGACTATGAGGTGATTTTCGGTAAAGCTATAATCAGGGGAGAGAGATCCATGAATGAAAAATATAAACAGCGTTCGATTATTGAGATTATGAATGACATCTTAAGCGCGATACGTGATTATTATGATTCAGAGTATGCTTATTATATAGAGAAGGAAGAGGATGATATCCTCACAATTTATGAATGGTGCGCTGAGAATATCCCGTGGCAGCGGGATCGGATTAAGATGCTGGATGCAGAGCAGATCCCCCGGTGGATGAAACAGGAGATTACTGACACTACAGAAGAAAGTTACAGTATATTTCAGTCCCTGGGGGATAATGTAACTGCTATTCTGGCTGTTGTGAATGTCCATAGAGGAGGGTGCGACCTTTCCCTTATGCGGGCAGTAATCCCCTATATTTCTCAGGCCATAGTCATGCAGAAAATGCAGAAACAACAGGAATATCTGAGCTATCATGATGACTTGACCGGCCTTCTGAACAGGAATAGTTTCGTGGGATACATTGAAGAGGCTAAACACAAAGAGCTGAAATCTCTTGGCGCTTTATCAGCAGATATTAATGGTCTGAAGAATTTTAATAAAGAATTTGGCCGTGAATATGGGGATGAGGTTGTTATCCGTGTAGGTGAAGTGTTAGAAGAATACTTCAGGGGAGCCATGGTTTTCCGCCTGACTGGGGATGAATACCTGGCCATTATGGAGAATGTGACTTACGACAGTTTTATGAAAAGAGTGCATGAAGCGCATACCAAGCTTGATAACATCAGTCTGGGCCTGGCTACAATGGGGTATGCTTGGGAGAAAATAGATATTAATGTGGACAAGCTGGTTACAGATGCCGAGAATATGATGCGGGAGGAGAAGCAGAAGTACTATAAAAATCTGAAAAAGGGACACCATGAGCCAATTATAAAACAGGATCTGCTGGAGGATATTAAGCAGGGGAATTTTATCGTATGTTTTGTACCCCGGGTGGACGTGGCAGCTGAAGAGGTGGTAGGCGCAGAGGCTGTGGTGCGTTATCATCATAAGGATTTAGGGATTGTGGATCCCGGCAAATATATAACGCTCCTGGAGGAAACCAGGCTGTCCCATTATCTGGATTTGTATGTGTTCGAGGAGGTCTGTAAGACTCTCAGAAGATGGGAGATGGAGGATATGCCGATGCTGTCCGTATCCGTAAATTTTGCGGGGACAACGCTGCGGCAGGGAGATATTGCAGAGAAGATGATGGCGCTGGTGGAGAAGTACCATGTATCCTGTGAGTATCTTGAGATCGAAGTGTCTGAGTCTAATTTAGCCATGAACCAGGAGATGCTGGCTGAGACAAGTAATAAAATCAGGAAAGAGAATATACGGGTGACCCTAGATCATTTTGGGGCCAAGAATTCCAGTGTTTCGATTTTGTCGATCATGGAATTCGACGGACTTAAACTTGACCGGAGCCTGGTAACTAATATAGTGGGGAACCGCCGCAGCCAGGTGGTGGCTAAGGCTATTATTGATGTATGCAGCCAGTTAGGGGTGCATGTGGCTGCATCAGGAGTAGAGACACAAGACCAACTGAATGTATTAAAGGAGCTGGGGTGTGAATACGCCCAGGGGACATTGTTTAATAAACCCATAAAAATAGACACATTTGAAGTGCGTTATATGAGGGGGTAGGGAACTGGAGAATCTAGTCTATGATAAAGACATGGATTGCGGATATCAGGCCTTTATGTGATCCGGACCGTTATATGCAATATTATAAAAACCTGCCGGATTTTAGAAAAGAGAAAGCAAGAAGGATACAGCAGCATAAAGGTAAGATGCAGAGCATCGGGGCCTGGTCACTTTTGGAAATGATAAGAAAAGAATATGGCATAACGGATGAAGCAGCATTTAATCTTTCTCATTCGGGAGATTATGTGCTGTGTTCTGTTGATATACAATGCCGTGCCGGAATACTCGCCGGATGTGATATAGAACAGATAAAAGATGCTGACATAAAGGTAGCACAGCGGTTTTTTTGTCCCTCTGAATATGAAGAAATCATGAGACAGCCAGGGAAAGCCGAGAGGGATGACAGATTTTACCGTTTCTGGGTATTAAAAGAGAGTTTTATGAAGGCTACCAGGATGGGCATGGCGTTGGATATGAGAAGTTTTGAGATTCAGCTTGCAGACCCTCCCGTCCTGCTCAGGAAGCCAGAGAGATTTAGAGAGCCTTATTATTACAGGGAGTATGCGTTGCCCCATATTCCTTATAAGATAGCCATATGTTCCACTGACAGAGTAATAGATTCTGAAATACAAACGGAGTTGAAATTATGAGTATGAAAATACACTGGAAGATAAAGAGAGCTTTAATCCTTGGAGGTGTGGCAGGGGGGATATTGGGAATGCTCCTAACCTTCGCGGCGGCCAGCAAGGCGCTTGACAAGAAGGAAGCATCCATGGCAGCCACTAAAAAGACCTGGACAGCTGAAAAGAAAAAGTTGGAGGGACAGTTAGAAAAGAAAAAAACGGTGGAGGCGGCCGCTACACTTTCCACAGAAGAACCGGATGACTGGGCACTTATATTAGTCAATGGGGATCACCCATTGGATCAGAAGTATACACCGGATCTGGCAGAAGTGGCCACTGGATTTTCGGTGGACTCCAGAATTGCAGAGGACGCTAAAAATATGTTGTCTGACGCGGCCCAGGCAGGGCTAAGTATGCATATCTGTTCAGCATATCGTTCTTATGAGGAACAGAAGACTGTTTTTAATGAGACTATGCAGACATGGGTGGATCAGGGAAACAGCTATGTGGATGCCTATACAGAGACCAGTAAATCTGTTGCAGTGCCTGGCTACAGTGAGCACGCCACAGGATTGGCTATGGATATTACATCCGAGGGATACCAGGAACTGGATGAAAAGCAGGCAGAAACTGCGGAGGCAAAATGGCTGGCAGAGAATTGCTATAAATATGGTTTTATTCTCCGCTATCCTTCAGATAAGTCAGATATCACCGGAATTGTTTATGAACCCTGGCATTACAGATATGTTGGGAAAGAGGTGGCGAAAGAGATAAAGGAGCAGGGGGTGACACTGGAGGAATATTTGGGTGTCGCATAGTGCAGAATCTGTCTCTGTAAAGCGCCGTAATAAATTTAATATCATTCATGGATAGAGCATACCTAAAAACCGTTATTTTTAAGATAAGGTATCGCAAAGTGTCCAATTAGATAATTGAGTGACATCCTCGCTCTATATAAATGAAAAATCGGGAAGAAATCTTTAATTGTGGATTTCTTCCCGATTTTTTCAGACAAAAGTATATTTGTTTGCACAGGCTTTTGCAACGCCCCCAGACCATAAGGATGAATTTTAGGCGTGCTTTATTTTTAGTATGCCTAATCAGCGTCCAAATTTTGTTATAGTGAACGTTTGGAGGGGTAGCCGGGGATAAATGTTTTCCGGGCCCGGGTTATAAAGAATATAACATTGACGCAACTTTATTGATTTGATAAAATAGAAAAAGATGGGTTTATGAAGAAATTATATAGTTTCTATTTAGGAGTATAGTATTAATTAGACTAAGGAGGAGGATCATGCAAGATCTTACATTCGGAGAACAAGTCAAAATTATCCTTGGCCGAAAAGGGATGACTATTAAAGAACTGGCAGAGATTATTGAAGGAAGGACAGGCAAAAAAATGTCCAGGCAGAATCTGACACAGCGTCTGGGGAGGGACAATTTCCAGGAGCAGGATATGCGCATGATTGCAAATATCCTGGGTTGCTCTTTTCATCTAAGTATACTTATGGAAGGACAGGCGGTATCTCCTGTACAGACAGATATATCCCCAGAAAAAAGACAGATAAAGGAAGAGCTTAAAAGCAGGCAAACCATAAATGAAGAGACAGAGGCGCCCCAACATGGTAGGGACAGACAGGATGAGACAGAGGCTCATTCAAAGCCTGTACAGGGGACGGGAGTAAGAGAGACTGATATCACAATTGGGGAGCTTTATAAAATTCATGAGGAGTTGTCTGAACTGGAAGAAAACGCGCAGATGGGGGAGCCTGCTGAGACGATTAAGGAAGAATTGGAAAAGCAGGCCGAAGAAAACGAGGAGAAGCTCCATACAGAGGGGATTTTTCTCAGGACAAATAAGTCTGCGGGAGAGGAAGAAGGGAGAGCGGCATTTGTAAGGAGACCTGGCAATATTACTTCACGGGGCGTCTCCGGTGAGACCGATGATTTTGAACCTGTGATCAAACATGAAGATGCGGAGGAGGACTTAGAGATCGGCGAGATGAATCCGTATACAGGGCGTGAATATCAATCCAACAGTGTCCGTATGCATCCAAGCAGGATTGGTTATGTCCAGGTGTATAACCGCGACGGCCATAAGTGGACAGACATGACAGAATGGGCATTCTTAGGATACCAGGAACGGAAAAAGGCATTGCTGGGGAAGGATTACGAGCCGCCCATCTATCTTGATTAAGAGAAGGGCGGCTGCATATCTGGAGAAATAAATGGAGGATACTATGGACTGGGGTACATTACTTTCAACAAAAAGAATGCGGGAAGGATTAAATGTCCAGAAGGCGAAAACGACAGACTTGCGGAGTGAATTTGAGAAAGACTATCATAGAATTATTGGAAGCGCATCCTTTCGCCGGCTTCAGGATAAGACGCAGGTATTTCCGCTGGATAAGAGCGATTTTATACGGACGAGGCTGACACATTCCCTGGAAGTTTCCTCTCTCGGGAAGTCTTTGGGGCAGAACATTGGAGAGAGTATTATTTCAGAGAAAAAGGACCCAGGTTTTACCGGGCAGATGAAGGCGGATATCTGCCATATCCTGGAGTGTGCGGGACTGATCCATGATATCGGGAACCCCCCGTTCGGACATTTTGGCGAGATGGCTATCAGAGATTGGTTTCGCAGGAACCTTTCCCTGCTAAATTTCTCTGGAAAAACTGCAAAGGAAATGCTGACTCCTCAGATGCGGGAAGATTTTTATAATTTCGAAGGAAATGCGCAGGCTTTGCGGCTCGTGACCAGACTGCACTATCTGGTAGATGAAAATGGAATGAATCTGACCTACGCCCTTTTAAATACAATTATAAAGTATCCAGTTCCCTCTACAGGGATTGCCCCAGGCACTGGAAATATCAAGGATAAAAAAATGGGGTATTATTACGCTGACCGGGATATTTTCCGGGCAGTTTCAGCGGCTACGGGAACGGGAAATAACCGCCACCCCCTTACATATATTTTGGAGGCAGCGGACGATTTGGCATATAAGACTGCAGATATTGAGGATGCGTTTGTAAAAGGCTTTATTTCTTACCATACTCTGGAACAGGAGTTAAAGAGGCTCAAAGAGGCCGGGCAAAATGATAGCTTTGATGGGCTGGGTATTCTTCAAAGACTGTACCAGAGGGGCGCCGACAAGCAGATAGCAAACCCAGAGTCCTATGCAGTAAAAAATTGGATTATCCGTGTACAGGGGTTTCTGATTAGCTGCGCAACTTTTGGGTTTACATCTAATTACAATGCAATAATGGCTGGAACCTTCAAAAAGGATTTGTTCTATGGGACAGTCGGGGAGAAACTAATGGATTTACTGGGCGAGATGGCATACAGATATGTGTTCTCTTCCAGGGAGATCTATAAGATGGAGGTCACGGAGGCCGTTATTTTAGATTTTCTGATGGATAAACTGTCCCATGCCGTGCTGTATTATGACACAGATAAGAAGATGGATTCGATAGACAGAAGGATTATTTCTTTTATTTCAGATAATTATAAAAATGCCTACAAGAACCAGGCACAGGGCAAAGACGAGGCAGAGAAACTTTATCTCCGATTGCTGTTGGTGACGGATTATGTCTGCGGGATGACTGACAGCTATGCTAAACGCCTTTATCAAGAAATGAACGGGATTATTTGATTAATAGAAAAGTCTTGCTGGGATGGAAGGGCGGCTGACGGCATAGGACATTAGCTGCCTTTAGTACATTATTTTAGGAATAACCTGTTTATGGGCATGTATGAGGGTGTACCTTAGGGTATCTCTTCATACATGCCCTTTTGGCTGAAGCTGTACTTGGGGAAGCGGGACTTTGGATATGCTTTGTCCCGGTGTGCACTTTGGTATCTCTTTAAAGGACTGAAATAGGAAAAGGCACGGTCAGCGTATATAGCGGCACCAGTGTCCGAAGTTTTCGCAGTCTTCTTTTTCGTCCGGTGAGAGTTCCAGTTTATCTTTATAATTTTTAGTAAACTGCGGAAAGCCAAAGAGTTCTGCGGCCCGTGCTTCCCTGGCAGAATATACGCCTGGGACTCCCAGCCAATGGTGGCCATCCTCCTCGACTAGCAGCAGATGGTTGTAGTTATGATACCCA encodes the following:
- a CDS encoding F0F1 ATP synthase subunit A, which translates into the protein MEELNCETVFTIPVFGGIPISESVVVTWIIMAILVILSVILVRNLKVENPGKKQLALESAIGWAQDFFVGIIGKENKRYIPYLITVILYLGVSNIISLFGFKPPTKDLNVTAALAIMSMFLIEYSGIRKNGVKHWVKHFAEPVPVVAPIMVLEIIIRPLSLCMRLFGNVLGAFVIMELLKAIIPILVPIPFSFYFDIFDGLLQAYVFVFLTALFMNEEQE
- the atpG gene encoding ATP synthase F1 subunit gamma encodes the protein MANIREIQTRINSVKDTMKITNAMYMISSSKMKQARKKLVDTEPYFYGLQGEISRILRHVPDIEHPYFDLREKIPKDKRKIGSIVITADKGLAGAYNHNIIKLEEELLQQPGEHKLFVVGELGRHYFARRDVEIDTNFQYTVQKPTMHRARNISSVILSQFEQGDLDEVYIIYTRMENSIQAEAEKVRILPLARASFNKMVMPLNMYREEIELYPSAESVMDSIVPNYVTGMIYGSLVEAYASEHNARMMAMKSATDSAKSIIKELTTLYNRARQAEITQEITEVCSGANAQKKKK
- the atpE gene encoding ATP synthase F0 subunit C encodes the protein MGTIIAIGAGIAVLTGVGAGIGIGIATGKATEAIARQPEAEGKISKTLILGCALAEATAIYGFIIGLLVILLLK
- the atpD gene encoding F0F1 ATP synthase subunit beta yields the protein MNKGRIVQVMGPVVDVVFEDGSLPFIKDALEVENNGKKCIMEVAQHLGNNEVRCLMLAASEGLHKDMEVTATGSGIQVPVGAQTLGRLFNVLGETIDDGQPIENSDKWVIHRDPPSFEEQSPVIEILETGIKVIDLLAPYAKGGKIGLFGGAGVGKTVLIQELIRNIATEHGGYSIFTGVGERSREGNDLWTEMKESGVLEKTALVFGQMNEPPGARMRVAETGLTMAEYFRDEEHQNVLLFIDNIFRFTQAGSEVSALLGRMPSAVGYQPTLATEMGELQERIASTKNGSVTSVQAVYVPADDLTDPAPATTFAHLDATTVLSRKIVEQGIYPAVDPLESNSRILEADIVGEEHYRVANQVTAILQKYKELQDIIAILGMEELSDEDKATVMRARKIQRFLSQPFFVAETFTGIPGKYVPLKETIRGFKMIIDGEMDQYPESAFFNVGTIEDVIEKAKAENAGE
- the atpF gene encoding F0F1 ATP synthase subunit B, with the translated sequence MLQLNESLIFTIINLVVLYLLLKKFLIRPITDIMEKREKLIAEGLESANSTRNEAMELKQEYETALTGAREESARIVEKAQVQAKVEYDRILNEAGEKASDMLGAAKASIETEREQTMKELQSEIAGLAMAAAAKIVGEKAGTQGNQDIYSQFLGEVGDAHENKDRE
- the atpC gene encoding ATP synthase F1 subunit epsilon, producing MDTFSLKIIASDRIFYDGRCKKLILPAPDGEKGILANHENMVIAVNVGIAKMQQGEGQWTEIAVGDGFAEIVNNRVTILVDTAERPEEIDIRRAEEAKERAEEQLRQKQSTQEYHQTQSSLARAMNRLKLSQEKRWNL
- the atpH gene encoding ATP synthase F1 subunit delta; the protein is MKTKTESESKYCPQAAVKYARVLFELGIPRNAVERAEKIYMEVPGIQEILANPVIPEKQKFNAIERIFPEEIKRFLKVVLRYQRIHLLGNIFNAYRSYCDSQDKILHAVLVCVDPPNEVQFNKIKEFLCEKYDAAEADIEIRTDETLLGGFVLKAGSDEYDWSLKGRLRRLEQKLTWR
- the atpA gene encoding F0F1 ATP synthase subunit alpha produces the protein MSSINSDEIISILKDEIENFDTISRNSEVGTVIAVGDGIATVYGIDQAMYGEIVTFENGLKGMVQDIQRDAVGCILFGHDTGIKEGTKVTRTGKKAGVPVGDKYIGRVVNSLGAPIDGKGEIPSDGYRPIEQEAPGIIDRKSVSVPMETGILSIDAMFPIGRGQRELIIGDRQTGKTSIALDTILNQKGKDVICIYVAVGQKASTVAKVVNTLKTNGAMDYTIVVSSTASDCAPLQYIAPYAGTAMAEYFMYQGKDVLIVYDDLSKHAVAYRALSLLLGRSPGREAYPGDVFYLHSRLLERSSRLSDTLGGGSITALPIIETQAGDVSAYIPTNVISITDGQIFLESNLFFSGMRPAVNVGLSVSRVGGAAQTKAMKKASGSIRIDLAQYREMEVFTQFSSDLDAATKEQLEYGSGLMELLKQPLCHPMSLPEKVITLCAATHKILLGVEKSKIKQFQADMLRYFESEHPEIGREIEDTKALSEDLIEKIVAAAGEFKRSRC